The Agrococcus carbonis genome has a window encoding:
- a CDS encoding aminotransferase class IV, whose product MSAPLLALLDGSIVDVTQPIVRADDLGVVRGDGVFDATLARRGADGVPEVRDREAHLDRLERSAQILQLPVPDRAGFERAMDALVAAWDFDAAPEAIIRLVLTRGPEGGGDPTAFALMAPLGASAIAERDRGVSVTLLGRGHDGDEVAAMPWLLPGAKSLSYSINMAAKRHAAQHGFDDVVFVSPAGLLLEGPTSTLVVDRGGRLLTPRQDGILASITLDHLMRDAPAAGLDVAFAALEPEDLTSADGAWLLSSGRLLARVTSVDGRPLPTSPLDAALRRVLGV is encoded by the coding sequence ATGAGCGCGCCGCTGCTGGCCCTGCTCGACGGCTCGATCGTCGACGTGACGCAGCCGATCGTGCGCGCCGACGACCTCGGCGTCGTGCGCGGCGACGGCGTCTTCGACGCGACGCTCGCCCGCCGGGGCGCGGACGGGGTGCCGGAGGTGCGCGACCGCGAGGCGCACCTCGACCGCCTCGAGCGCTCCGCGCAGATCCTGCAGCTGCCGGTGCCCGACCGGGCCGGGTTCGAGCGCGCCATGGACGCGCTCGTCGCCGCGTGGGACTTCGACGCCGCACCCGAGGCGATCATCCGGCTCGTGCTCACGCGCGGGCCCGAGGGCGGGGGCGACCCCACGGCCTTCGCGCTCATGGCGCCGCTCGGCGCATCCGCGATCGCCGAGCGCGACCGGGGCGTATCGGTCACCCTGCTCGGCCGGGGCCACGACGGCGACGAGGTCGCGGCGATGCCGTGGCTGCTGCCCGGCGCGAAGAGCCTCTCGTACTCGATCAACATGGCCGCGAAGCGGCATGCGGCGCAGCACGGCTTCGACGACGTCGTCTTCGTCTCCCCCGCCGGGCTGCTGCTCGAGGGCCCGACGTCGACCCTCGTGGTCGACCGGGGCGGGCGGCTGCTGACGCCGCGGCAGGACGGCATCCTCGCCTCCATCACGCTCGACCACCTCATGCGCGACGCGCCTGCGGCGGGCCTCGACGTCGCGTTCGCGGCGCTCGAGCCCGAGGACCTCACGAGCGCCGACGGCGCGTGGCTCCTGTCGTCGGGGCGCCTGCTGGCACGCGTCACGAGCGTCGACGGCCGGCCGCTGCCGACCTCGCCGCTCGATGCGGCGCTGCGCCGCGTGCTCGGCGTCTGA
- a CDS encoding TetR/AcrR family transcriptional regulator, with protein sequence MASSRGPGRPRASSAATIHEAALELFLERGYDAVSVDDIARRAGVSRGTVFAYCDSKADALWVGLDAAIERAAAALEAGEGDALHRLVEALALAVEPWGSAPPTALRDAAAMGAVEALRDGAPARLQPLVDRAALALALERDALPESADAAVAPVAIVAAACAALVAWAGTPGRPAAADAVRAAIAPLAAASRAPDGSRG encoded by the coding sequence ATGGCATCGTCGAGAGGTCCCGGGCGTCCGCGCGCCTCGAGCGCGGCGACGATCCACGAGGCGGCGCTCGAGCTCTTCCTCGAGCGCGGCTACGACGCGGTGAGCGTCGACGACATCGCACGCCGCGCCGGCGTCTCGCGCGGCACCGTCTTCGCGTACTGCGACTCGAAGGCCGACGCCCTCTGGGTCGGGCTCGACGCCGCGATCGAGCGCGCCGCCGCCGCGCTCGAGGCGGGTGAGGGGGACGCGCTGCACCGGCTCGTCGAGGCGCTCGCGCTCGCGGTCGAGCCGTGGGGCAGCGCCCCGCCCACGGCGCTGCGCGACGCGGCGGCGATGGGCGCGGTCGAGGCGCTCCGCGACGGTGCGCCGGCACGGCTGCAGCCGCTCGTCGATCGCGCGGCGCTCGCGCTCGCGCTCGAGCGCGACGCGCTGCCCGAGTCGGCGGATGCGGCGGTCGCCCCGGTCGCGATCGTGGCGGCCGCGTGCGCGGCCCTCGTCGCGTGGGCGGGCACGCCGGGCAGGCCCGCGGCGGCCGACGCGGTGCGGGCGGCGATCGCGCCGCTCGCGGCGGCGTCGCGCGCGCCCGACGGATCCCGCGGCTGA
- a CDS encoding DUF4097 family beta strand repeat-containing protein, with the protein MTVPNPTAAQPSPAPQPSPAWQPAPPSSNRPGRWIAVLLIVLGAIGALWAIAGGLVQGFSSHAATSSSATADAAGVEELRIDSSAAAFEIRFADVEEATLDVTTAGGPAQQWRLERSGDALVVDSDRGWRWFGFGIMFGDRVGEEQAVLTLPAALEHDGVDLTATVSAGSLDASADWGTASVDLSAGNVDIGGTADDLTVQVAAGEARLDVADVGTVGIDVSAGRVVGAISGDQPDAIDATVSAGSVELTIPDGEYAVTEDASAGSSDVRVVDDPSATSTIDVEVSAGSVRLSGQD; encoded by the coding sequence ATGACCGTCCCCAACCCGACCGCTGCCCAGCCGTCGCCCGCACCCCAGCCGTCGCCCGCGTGGCAGCCGGCACCCCCGTCCTCCAACCGGCCCGGCCGCTGGATCGCCGTCCTGCTCATCGTGCTCGGCGCCATCGGTGCCCTGTGGGCGATCGCCGGCGGGCTCGTACAGGGCTTCTCGTCGCACGCGGCGACGAGCAGCAGCGCGACCGCCGACGCCGCCGGCGTCGAGGAGCTGCGCATCGACAGCTCCGCAGCCGCGTTCGAGATCCGCTTCGCCGACGTCGAGGAGGCCACCCTCGACGTCACGACGGCGGGCGGCCCCGCCCAGCAGTGGCGCCTCGAGCGCTCGGGCGACGCCCTCGTGGTCGACAGCGACCGCGGCTGGCGCTGGTTCGGCTTCGGCATCATGTTCGGCGACCGCGTCGGCGAGGAGCAGGCCGTGCTCACCCTCCCCGCTGCGCTCGAGCACGACGGCGTCGACCTCACCGCGACCGTCTCGGCCGGCAGCCTCGACGCATCCGCCGACTGGGGCACCGCATCCGTCGACCTCAGCGCCGGCAACGTCGACATCGGCGGCACGGCCGACGACCTCACCGTGCAGGTCGCCGCGGGCGAGGCGCGCCTCGACGTCGCCGACGTCGGCACCGTCGGCATCGACGTGAGCGCGGGCCGCGTGGTCGGTGCGATCTCGGGCGACCAGCCCGACGCGATCGACGCGACGGTGAGCGCAGGCAGTGTCGAGCTGACGATCCCCGACGGCGAGTACGCCGTCACCGAGGACGCCTCCGCCGGCAGCTCCGACGTGCGCGTCGTCGACGACCCGAGCGCGACCTCGACGATCGACGTCGAGGTGAGCGCCGGCAGCGTGCGCCTGAGCGGCCAGGACTGA
- the ndk gene encoding nucleoside-diphosphate kinase, whose product MQSTLVLIKPDGVKRQLTGAILARIEAKGYVVTDLRLVQPDRARLEEHYDEHRGKPFFEPLVEFMLSGPSVAIRLEGDRVIEGFRTLAGTTDPTTAAPGTIRGDFGRDWGLKVQQNLVHGSDSEESAARELALWFD is encoded by the coding sequence ATGCAGAGCACCCTCGTCCTCATCAAGCCCGACGGCGTCAAGCGCCAGCTGACGGGCGCCATCCTCGCCCGCATCGAGGCCAAGGGCTACGTCGTCACCGACCTGCGGCTCGTGCAGCCCGACCGGGCGCGCCTCGAGGAGCACTACGACGAGCACCGCGGCAAGCCGTTCTTCGAGCCGCTCGTCGAGTTCATGCTCTCGGGCCCGTCGGTCGCGATCCGCCTCGAGGGCGACCGCGTCATCGAGGGCTTCCGCACGCTCGCCGGTACGACCGACCCGACGACCGCGGCTCCCGGCACCATCCGCGGCGACTTCGGCCGCGACTGGGGCCTCAAGGTGCAGCAGAACCTCGTGCACGGCTCCGACTCCGAGGAGTCGGCCGCGCGCGAGCTCGCGCTCTGGTTCGACTGA
- a CDS encoding DUF4233 domain-containing protein: protein MSKADPTPEPAEAAKARKPRPQRGAMEALLRIVHGLQASGIAFGTLAVWGVTRDWPAPVAFAAVGVLLVATMPLLRHAWGWIVSLVAQVAVAALAFVEPVWGVVAAVLIGLWLYCFAKARGIERSRRAAGLDPRGAPGQ, encoded by the coding sequence GTGAGCAAGGCCGACCCGACGCCCGAGCCCGCGGAGGCTGCGAAGGCACGTAAGCCGCGCCCGCAGCGGGGCGCGATGGAGGCGCTGCTGCGCATCGTGCACGGCCTGCAGGCATCCGGCATCGCCTTCGGCACGCTCGCGGTGTGGGGCGTGACGCGCGACTGGCCGGCGCCCGTGGCGTTCGCTGCGGTCGGCGTGCTGCTCGTCGCGACGATGCCGCTGCTGCGCCACGCGTGGGGCTGGATCGTGAGCCTCGTCGCGCAGGTCGCGGTCGCGGCGCTGGCCTTCGTCGAGCCGGTGTGGGGCGTCGTCGCCGCCGTGCTCATCGGCCTGTGGCTCTACTGCTTCGCCAAGGCACGCGGCATCGAGCGCTCGCGCCGCGCCGCCGGCCTCGACCCCCGCGGCGCCCCCGGCCAGTAG
- a CDS encoding sensor histidine kinase gives MHRTGSLLATVAHLALLGSIGIPVLIGIVTIAAVGVGTLVVLVGFLLLALAMLAMLGVAWFERERVAGLYGEPVPPAVWRESPRSDWLRVPHRLLRIVSDGEHWKALLSFFLASLFGAFTLPLLGLVGLGIPLALAGLGAAESIAIPLTTIAVPVAWAPLVGPLAFAAGVAGTIGLALAHRNITVGLLVPDERERLEGEARAERERRHGAVRAADFDRTRIERDLHDGVQPRLVSIAMQLGMARDKIESDPAAAMRLIDEAHASSKSAVTELRQVARGIHVAVLDDRGLDAAVSALAARSVVPVEIDARIEGRCSRDAETAVYFAIAEGITNAQKHARASRIRIAIRTRHAEGAPATLWARVEDDGVGGAERLPGGGIDGLAHRIAGVGGTLTLSSPAGGPTAIEVDVPCAS, from the coding sequence ATGCACCGCACCGGCTCCCTCCTCGCCACCGTCGCGCACCTCGCGCTGCTCGGCAGCATCGGCATCCCCGTCCTCATCGGCATCGTCACGATCGCCGCCGTCGGCGTCGGCACGCTCGTCGTGCTCGTCGGCTTCCTCCTGCTCGCGCTCGCGATGCTCGCGATGCTCGGCGTCGCCTGGTTCGAGCGCGAGCGCGTCGCCGGCCTCTACGGCGAGCCCGTGCCGCCCGCCGTCTGGCGCGAGTCGCCCCGCAGCGACTGGCTCCGCGTGCCGCACCGCCTGCTGCGCATCGTCAGCGACGGCGAGCACTGGAAGGCGCTGCTCAGCTTCTTCCTCGCGAGCCTCTTCGGCGCGTTCACGCTGCCGCTGCTGGGCCTCGTCGGCCTCGGCATCCCGCTCGCGCTCGCGGGCCTCGGCGCCGCAGAGTCGATCGCCATCCCGCTCACGACGATCGCCGTGCCGGTCGCCTGGGCGCCGCTCGTCGGCCCGCTCGCGTTCGCCGCCGGCGTCGCCGGCACCATCGGGCTCGCGCTCGCGCACCGCAACATCACCGTGGGCCTGCTCGTGCCCGACGAGCGCGAGCGACTCGAGGGCGAGGCTCGTGCCGAGCGCGAGCGCCGCCACGGAGCCGTGCGCGCCGCCGACTTCGATCGCACCCGCATCGAGCGCGACCTCCACGACGGCGTGCAGCCCCGCCTCGTCTCCATCGCGATGCAGCTCGGCATGGCGCGCGACAAGATCGAGTCCGACCCCGCTGCGGCCATGCGGCTCATCGACGAGGCTCACGCGTCGTCCAAGTCGGCGGTCACGGAGCTGCGCCAGGTCGCGCGCGGCATCCACGTCGCCGTGCTCGACGACCGCGGCCTCGACGCCGCCGTGTCGGCGCTCGCCGCCCGCAGCGTCGTCCCGGTCGAGATCGACGCCCGCATCGAGGGCCGCTGCAGCCGCGACGCCGAGACCGCCGTCTACTTCGCCATCGCCGAGGGCATCACGAACGCCCAGAAGCACGCACGCGCGAGCCGCATCCGCATCGCCATCCGCACCCGCCACGCCGAGGGCGCGCCCGCGACCCTGTGGGCGCGCGTCGAGGACGACGGCGTCGGCGGCGCCGAGCGGCTGCCCGGCGGCGGCATCGACGGCCTCGCGCACCGCATCGCGGGCGTCGGCGGCACCCTCACCCTCTCCAGCCCCGCCGGGGGCCCGACCGCGATCGAGGTGGACGTCCCGTGCGCATCCTGA
- a CDS encoding LuxR C-terminal-related transcriptional regulator has protein sequence MRILICEDSVLLREGIARLLTDAGHDVVAQLPDATALEAAIRATDPDLAILDVRMPPTRTNEGILAAIGIRSRGDRPRVLVLSQYVEERYAADLIAAGPAGFGYLLKDRVADVADFLRAVDQVAGGGTVLDPEVVSQLLARRRRDTRMERLTPRERQVLALMAEGASNQTIADRLYVSAGSVEKHISAVFQKLELDPEDGNRRVLAVLAHLDAPTLTDPPSAPHATGGPR, from the coding sequence GTGCGCATCCTGATCTGCGAGGACAGCGTCCTCCTCCGCGAGGGCATCGCCCGCCTCCTCACCGACGCCGGCCACGACGTGGTCGCCCAGCTGCCCGACGCGACGGCCCTCGAGGCCGCGATCAGGGCCACCGACCCCGATCTCGCGATCCTCGACGTGCGGATGCCGCCGACGCGCACGAACGAGGGCATCCTCGCCGCGATCGGCATCCGCTCGCGCGGCGACCGCCCCCGCGTGCTCGTGCTCTCGCAGTACGTCGAGGAGCGCTACGCGGCCGACCTCATCGCCGCGGGCCCCGCGGGCTTCGGCTACCTGCTGAAGGACCGCGTCGCCGACGTGGCCGACTTCCTGCGGGCCGTCGACCAGGTCGCCGGTGGCGGCACGGTGCTCGACCCCGAGGTCGTCAGCCAGCTGCTCGCCAGGCGCCGGCGCGACACCCGCATGGAGCGGCTCACGCCGCGCGAGCGCCAGGTGCTCGCCCTCATGGCGGAGGGCGCGTCGAACCAGACGATCGCCGACCGCCTGTACGTCTCCGCCGGCAGCGTCGAGAAGCACATCTCGGCGGTGTTCCAGAAGCTCGAGCTCGACCCCGAGGACGGCAACCGCCGCGTGCTCGCGGTGCTCGCCCACCTCGACGCCCCCACCCTCACCGACCCGCCCAGCGCGCCCCACGCCACCGGAGGCCCCCGATGA
- a CDS encoding bifunctional folylpolyglutamate synthase/dihydrofolate synthase — MTDDRPGDEPDVDDRILESLGHADAARAAYEALLERAGEQAVEPRIEATRRAVELLGDPQRSFRVVHITGTNGKGSTARIADALLRAHGLRTGMLTSPHLERVNERIMIDGEPVSDEAFARGYDDIAPFLEMVDAELAAKGERRLTFFEAFTVLAFAIMADAPVDVAVVEVGMGGTWDSTNVADGDVAVITPIALDHTNRLGTTVGAIAREKAGIIKPDAIVVSAAQAPEALAALEERAAEVGARLLVDGRDFSLEEQSVAVGGQLISVRGLAAEYLDQLVPLMGAHQGRNAALALIAVEAFLGGGAQAMTAHVLADGLAAATSPGRLDTIGAHPLVVIDAAHNPHGAAALRAALGEYFGLERVTLVLGVLAGKDAVGVLTELEPVIDEVVVTQSTSERALDADDLAAHAVAVLGADRVLVEPDLATAVETARDAASDRGGAVVVTGSITLLGDVLAQAREAGWLVRPDARRQAATVQLDAPELEEQLGLEEEQ; from the coding sequence ATGACCGACGACCGGCCGGGCGACGAGCCCGACGTCGACGACCGCATCCTCGAGTCGCTCGGGCACGCCGACGCGGCCCGCGCGGCGTACGAGGCGCTGCTCGAGCGCGCGGGGGAGCAGGCCGTCGAGCCGCGCATCGAGGCGACGCGCCGGGCCGTCGAGCTGCTCGGCGATCCGCAGCGCTCGTTCCGGGTCGTGCACATCACCGGCACGAACGGCAAGGGCTCGACCGCCCGCATCGCCGACGCGCTGCTGCGCGCCCACGGGCTGCGCACCGGCATGCTCACGAGCCCGCACCTCGAGCGCGTCAACGAGCGCATCATGATCGACGGCGAGCCGGTCTCCGACGAGGCGTTCGCGCGCGGCTACGACGACATCGCACCGTTCCTCGAGATGGTCGACGCCGAGCTCGCGGCGAAGGGGGAGCGCCGGCTGACGTTCTTCGAGGCGTTCACGGTGCTCGCGTTCGCGATCATGGCGGATGCGCCGGTCGACGTGGCCGTCGTCGAGGTCGGCATGGGCGGCACGTGGGACTCGACGAACGTGGCCGATGGCGACGTCGCGGTCATCACGCCGATCGCGCTCGACCACACGAACCGGCTCGGCACGACCGTCGGGGCGATCGCGCGCGAGAAGGCCGGGATCATCAAGCCCGACGCGATCGTCGTCTCGGCCGCGCAGGCGCCCGAGGCGCTCGCGGCGCTCGAGGAGCGGGCCGCGGAGGTGGGCGCGCGGCTGCTCGTCGACGGGCGCGACTTCTCGCTCGAGGAGCAGTCGGTCGCGGTCGGCGGGCAGCTCATCAGCGTGCGCGGCCTCGCCGCCGAGTACCTCGACCAGCTCGTGCCGCTCATGGGGGCGCACCAGGGGCGCAACGCCGCGCTCGCGCTCATCGCCGTCGAGGCGTTCCTCGGCGGCGGCGCGCAGGCGATGACGGCGCACGTGCTCGCCGACGGCCTCGCGGCGGCGACGTCGCCCGGCCGCCTCGACACGATCGGCGCGCATCCGCTCGTCGTCATCGACGCCGCGCACAACCCGCACGGCGCGGCGGCGCTGCGCGCGGCGCTCGGGGAGTACTTCGGGCTCGAGCGCGTGACGCTCGTGCTCGGCGTGCTCGCCGGCAAGGACGCCGTCGGCGTGCTCACCGAGCTCGAGCCGGTGATCGACGAGGTCGTGGTGACCCAGTCGACCTCCGAGCGGGCGCTCGACGCCGACGACCTCGCCGCGCACGCGGTCGCGGTGCTCGGTGCCGACCGCGTGCTCGTCGAGCCCGACCTCGCGACCGCGGTCGAGACGGCGCGCGACGCGGCGAGCGACCGCGGCGGCGCCGTCGTCGTGACGGGATCGATCACGCTGCTCGGCGACGTGCTCGCCCAGGCGCGCGAGGCCGGCTGGCTCGTGCGGCCCGATGCGCGCCGCCAGGCGGCGACCGTGCAGCTGGACGCGCCCGAGCTCGAGGAGCAGCTGGGGCTGGAGGAGGAGCAGTGA
- a CDS encoding GIY-YIG nuclease family protein, producing MPFMYIVRCADGSLYVGSSWDADRRVAEHNQGIGAAYTRRRRPVELVYAEWFDRIEDAYLAEKQVQGWGRRKRLMLIEGRADELPGSGSRARRRKGGEPVS from the coding sequence ATGCCGTTCATGTACATCGTCCGCTGCGCCGACGGCTCGCTGTACGTCGGTAGCTCGTGGGATGCCGACCGACGCGTTGCCGAGCACAACCAGGGCATCGGCGCCGCGTACACCCGCCGGCGACGGCCGGTCGAGCTCGTCTACGCCGAGTGGTTCGACCGCATCGAGGACGCCTACCTGGCCGAGAAGCAGGTGCAGGGATGGGGGAGGCGCAAGCGGCTGATGCTGATCGAGGGGCGGGCGGACGAGCTGCCGGGATCGGGGTCGCGCGCGAGGCGGCGCAAGGGAGGGGAGCCGGTCTCGTGA
- the ileS gene encoding isoleucine--tRNA ligase encodes MQETAVTDQQRYPLSSDEPVVASPNLPAVERGILAFWKGDDTFRASVEQRKGCEEWVFYDGPPFANGLPHYGHLLTGYAKDVFPRFQTMRGKYVPRVFGWDTHGLPAELEAMKQLGITEKAEIEAMGVDVFNGKARESVLRYVDEWEDYVTRQARWVDFDGGYKTLDLDYMESVIWAFKTLYDKGLAYQGYRVLPYCWRDETPLSNHELRMDDDVYQDRQDTTLTVTFPLTGERADALGLSGVQALAWTTTPWTLPTNLALAVGPAIDYAVVPAGTNGTTAGSGAFLLAADTVPAYFKDLGYDSAEEAIAATARTLAGAELAGLTYEPLFDFFADASVWGTEHAFQILVDDYVATGEGTGIVHQAPAYGEDDQRVATAAGIPTILSVDDGGRFLDVVAPVAGQQVFDANKQLSKMLKEAGRVLRQASYVHSYPHCWRCRTPLIYKAVSSWFVRVTDIKDDLLAANEQITWVPENVKHGQFGKWLEGARDWSISRNRYWGSPIPVWVSDDPNHPRTDVYGSLDELERDFGVRPTDLHRPAIDELTRPNPDDPTGKSTMRRIPDVLDVWFDSGSMPFAQFHYPFENEQWFAEHSPADYIVEYIGQTRGWFYVMHVLSVALFGRPAFENVISHGIILGDDGFKASKSRRNYPDVNESFDAYGSDAVRWNLLQGSILRGGNFVVSEEGIREALRQFHLPLWSTWYFFATYANRAADGEPYLAKHSTASDDVLDRYILAKLRGTVETATAALDRLDATGATLAVREFLDVLTNWYVRRSRDRFWEGVAADGSGSGAFDTLYTVLETLTRLAAPLSPLVTEEVWRGLTGGRSVHLTDWPDASALPADDALVAQMDAVRSIASIGNALRKQARKRVRLPLPTLTVVGAEDVTAFTGVLRDELNVREVVLEAAGDDALERYGISRRLQVNARAAGPRLGKDVQQAIQAARAGDWSVEGESVVAGGIGLVEGEYELALEVADETAAVGFLPGGGFVVLDTATTPELEAEGLARDVVRAVQSARKDAGLDVSDRIRLTLGSDAHGVAALEANRELVMAETLAVELVLDRVDDTMGELADGRTAHRVGDGSPLAIALERVEARAEAQA; translated from the coding sequence ATGCAGGAGACCGCAGTGACCGATCAGCAGCGCTACCCGCTCTCGAGCGACGAGCCCGTCGTCGCGAGCCCGAACCTGCCCGCCGTCGAGCGCGGCATCCTCGCCTTCTGGAAGGGCGACGACACCTTCCGCGCCTCGGTCGAGCAGCGCAAGGGCTGCGAGGAGTGGGTCTTCTACGACGGCCCGCCCTTCGCCAACGGCCTGCCGCACTACGGCCACCTGCTCACGGGCTACGCGAAGGACGTCTTCCCGCGGTTCCAGACCATGCGCGGCAAGTACGTGCCGCGCGTGTTCGGCTGGGACACGCACGGGCTGCCCGCCGAGCTCGAGGCGATGAAGCAGCTCGGCATCACCGAGAAGGCCGAGATCGAGGCCATGGGCGTCGACGTCTTCAACGGCAAGGCGCGCGAGTCGGTGCTGCGCTACGTGGACGAGTGGGAGGACTACGTCACCCGCCAGGCCCGCTGGGTCGACTTCGACGGCGGCTACAAGACGCTCGACCTCGACTACATGGAGAGCGTCATCTGGGCGTTCAAGACCCTCTACGACAAGGGCCTCGCATACCAGGGCTACCGCGTGCTGCCGTACTGCTGGCGCGACGAGACGCCGCTGTCGAACCACGAGCTCCGCATGGACGACGACGTCTACCAGGATCGCCAGGACACGACGCTCACCGTCACGTTCCCGCTCACGGGCGAGCGGGCGGATGCGCTGGGGCTGTCGGGCGTGCAGGCGCTCGCGTGGACGACGACGCCGTGGACGCTGCCGACCAACCTCGCGCTCGCGGTCGGCCCCGCGATCGACTACGCCGTCGTGCCCGCGGGCACGAACGGCACGACCGCCGGCTCGGGCGCCTTCCTGCTCGCCGCCGACACGGTGCCGGCCTACTTCAAGGACCTCGGCTACGACTCCGCCGAGGAGGCGATCGCCGCGACCGCGCGCACGCTCGCCGGCGCCGAGCTCGCAGGGCTCACGTACGAGCCCCTGTTCGACTTCTTCGCCGACGCATCCGTCTGGGGCACCGAGCACGCCTTCCAGATCCTCGTCGACGACTACGTCGCCACCGGCGAGGGCACGGGCATCGTGCACCAGGCACCCGCCTACGGCGAGGACGACCAGCGCGTCGCGACCGCCGCGGGCATCCCCACGATCCTCTCGGTCGACGACGGCGGGCGGTTCCTCGACGTCGTCGCGCCCGTCGCGGGCCAGCAGGTCTTCGACGCCAACAAGCAGCTCTCGAAGATGCTCAAGGAGGCCGGCCGCGTGCTGCGGCAGGCGAGCTACGTGCACTCCTACCCGCACTGCTGGCGCTGCCGCACGCCGCTGATCTACAAGGCGGTCTCGAGCTGGTTCGTGCGCGTCACCGACATCAAGGACGACCTGCTCGCCGCGAACGAGCAGATCACCTGGGTGCCCGAGAACGTCAAGCACGGGCAGTTCGGCAAGTGGCTCGAGGGCGCGCGCGACTGGTCGATCAGCCGCAACCGCTACTGGGGCAGCCCCATCCCGGTGTGGGTGAGCGACGACCCGAACCACCCGCGCACCGACGTGTACGGCTCGCTCGACGAGCTCGAGCGCGACTTCGGCGTGCGGCCCACCGACCTGCACCGCCCGGCGATCGACGAGCTCACGCGGCCGAACCCCGACGACCCGACCGGCAAGAGCACGATGCGGCGCATCCCCGACGTGCTCGACGTGTGGTTCGACTCGGGCTCGATGCCGTTCGCGCAGTTCCACTACCCGTTCGAGAACGAGCAGTGGTTCGCCGAGCACAGCCCCGCCGACTACATCGTCGAGTACATCGGGCAGACGCGCGGCTGGTTCTACGTCATGCACGTGCTGTCGGTCGCGCTCTTCGGGCGGCCGGCGTTCGAGAACGTCATCAGCCACGGCATCATCCTCGGCGACGACGGCTTCAAGGCGTCGAAGTCGCGCCGCAACTACCCCGACGTCAACGAGTCGTTCGACGCGTACGGATCGGATGCGGTGCGCTGGAACCTGCTGCAGGGCTCGATCCTCAGGGGCGGCAACTTCGTCGTCTCGGAGGAGGGCATCCGCGAGGCGCTCCGGCAGTTCCACCTGCCGCTGTGGTCGACGTGGTACTTCTTCGCGACCTACGCCAACCGCGCCGCCGATGGCGAGCCCTACCTCGCGAAGCACTCCACCGCATCCGACGACGTGCTCGACCGCTACATCCTCGCGAAGCTGCGCGGGACGGTCGAGACCGCGACGGCCGCGCTCGACCGGCTCGACGCGACCGGGGCGACGCTCGCGGTGCGCGAGTTCCTCGACGTGCTCACCAACTGGTACGTGCGGCGCTCGCGCGACCGCTTCTGGGAGGGCGTGGCCGCCGACGGCTCGGGATCCGGCGCCTTCGACACGCTCTACACGGTGCTCGAGACGCTCACGCGCCTCGCCGCGCCGCTGTCGCCGCTCGTGACGGAGGAGGTCTGGCGGGGGCTGACGGGCGGGCGCTCGGTGCACCTGACCGACTGGCCGGATGCGTCGGCGCTGCCCGCCGACGACGCGCTCGTCGCGCAGATGGACGCGGTGCGCTCGATCGCCTCGATCGGGAACGCCCTGCGCAAGCAGGCGCGCAAGCGCGTGCGCCTGCCGCTGCCGACGCTCACCGTGGTCGGCGCGGAGGACGTGACGGCGTTCACGGGCGTGCTGCGCGACGAGCTCAACGTGCGCGAGGTCGTGCTCGAGGCCGCGGGCGACGACGCGCTCGAGCGCTACGGCATCTCGCGCCGCCTGCAGGTCAACGCCCGCGCGGCGGGGCCGCGCCTCGGCAAGGACGTGCAGCAGGCCATCCAGGCGGCGCGCGCGGGCGACTGGTCGGTCGAGGGCGAGTCGGTCGTCGCGGGCGGCATCGGGCTCGTCGAGGGCGAGTACGAGCTCGCGCTCGAGGTCGCCGACGAGACAGCGGCGGTCGGGTTCTTGCCCGGCGGCGGCTTCGTCGTGCTCGACACCGCCACGACGCCCGAGCTCGAGGCCGAGGGCCTCGCGCGCGACGTCGTGCGTGCCGTGCAGTCGGCGCGGAAGGACGCGGGCCTCGACGTGAGCGACCGCATCCGCCTCACCCTCGGCAGCGACGCCCACGGCGTGGCAGCGCTCGAGGCGAACCGCGAGCTCGTGATGGCCGAGACCCTCGCGGTCGAACTCGTGCTCGACCGGGTCGACGACACGATGGGCGAGCTCGCCGACGGCCGCACGGCGCACCGCGTGGGCGACGGCTCGCCGCTCGCGATCGCGCTCGAGCGCGTCGAGGCGCGGGCGGAGGCGCAGGCATGA